The Schistocerca nitens isolate TAMUIC-IGC-003100 chromosome 7, iqSchNite1.1, whole genome shotgun sequence genome contains a region encoding:
- the LOC126195694 gene encoding uncharacterized protein LOC126195694: MRVSSAACLRGRGAGGSGKCSRPLRRHLFAAVVGAAPPPRGGGPGALSASRTLARAGRPAGNRARVAAAAAAVAARAPAHPASWPACSTAPPWRPGPAPPPPPGGGRRRPRSLPHRRRRPCRRPTSRSTSRSPSSITTTTTTHLPPPTPPSWAAGRTPSRPLARYPTPPPTLPKTTLPTATRRTTPPTTRTSPPRLRLQITEAIEGPDLMDAEQES; encoded by the coding sequence ATGCGCGTCAGTAGCGCGGCTTGTTTACGCGGGCGCGGCGCGGGCGGGAGCGGCAAGTGCAGCAGGCCCCTCCGCCGCCACCTGTTCGCGGCCGTGGTGGGGGCCGCGCCTCCACCCCGTGGTGGGGGGCCGGGCGCGCTCAGTGCGAGTAGGACGCTCGCGCGCGCCGGGCGACCCGCAGGCAACAGAGCGCGCGTggccgcagccgcagcagcagtCGCAGCACGAGCGCCCGCACACCCCGCAAGCTGGCCGGCCTGCAGCACAGCGCCGCCATGGCGCCCTgggccggcgccgcccccgccgcctgggggtggccggcgccgcccccgcagcctcccgcaccgccgccgccgcccgtgtCGGCGGCCGACCAGCCGCTCGACTTCTCGCTCGCCAAGttccatcacaacaacaacaacgactcacctcccgccgcccacgccgccctcCTGGGCCGCCGGCCGCACGCCGTCACGCCCCCTCGCGCGCTACCCGACGCCGCCTCCGACGCTGCCGAAGACGACGCTACCCACCGCGACTCGTCGGACAACTCCTCCGACAACTCGGACGTCGCCCCCGCGTCTCCGCCTCCAG